A single genomic interval of bacterium harbors:
- a CDS encoding anthranilate synthase component I family protein, translating into MYPNEKDYAGLARAYDIVPVYKEVLADTETPVSVLQRFMNRENVFLLESMEGGEKWGRYSFVGIDPRPFLEVDHRQPGKGLEEIRRIFKGVRVAAVPGLPRFIGGAVGFIGYEAMGEFERMPAPKEGRPGMRLRSRFVQADRMIVFDNIRHTIKIVVCTRPSESPTPEAAYRRAVSEIEGIEHTLNQPMARPVSRRSAGEVAFESNLTQDQFCGMVKRAKEYITAGDIIQVVLSQRFCATVDLPPLDLYRALRLLNPSPYTFFLKLGSQTLVGSSPEVMVRLTGSRVELRPIAGTRPRGKDDAEDRALADELLSDEKERAEHVMLVDLGRNDIGRLSEMGSVQVTDYMVIERYSHVMHLVSHVQGVLRKEFDAYDVIRATFPAGTLSGAPKIRAMEIIHELEPGPRGAYGGAVGYVGYDGNMDLAITIRTLELEGGTVAIQSGAGIVHDSDPVKEYQETCHKARGMQKAVQLAARALELEGEVV; encoded by the coding sequence ATGTATCCCAATGAAAAAGATTATGCCGGACTGGCGCGGGCCTATGACATCGTGCCGGTGTACAAGGAAGTCCTCGCTGACACGGAGACTCCGGTCTCCGTGCTGCAGCGTTTCATGAACCGGGAGAACGTCTTTCTCCTGGAAAGTATGGAGGGCGGCGAAAAATGGGGACGGTATTCCTTTGTCGGGATTGATCCGCGTCCGTTCCTGGAAGTGGACCACCGGCAACCGGGAAAAGGGCTGGAGGAGATCCGGCGGATCTTCAAGGGGGTCCGGGTGGCGGCGGTTCCGGGGCTTCCCCGCTTTATCGGGGGGGCCGTGGGATTCATCGGCTACGAGGCGATGGGGGAGTTTGAACGCATGCCCGCGCCCAAGGAAGGCCGGCCGGGAATGCGGCTGCGCAGCCGGTTCGTTCAGGCGGACCGGATGATTGTATTCGATAATATCCGCCACACGATCAAGATCGTTGTCTGCACCCGACCGTCCGAATCTCCTACGCCGGAGGCGGCCTATCGGCGTGCCGTTTCGGAAATTGAAGGGATTGAACATACCCTGAACCAGCCGATGGCACGGCCGGTGAGCCGGCGGAGTGCGGGCGAAGTGGCCTTTGAATCGAACCTGACGCAGGATCAGTTTTGCGGGATGGTCAAGCGGGCAAAGGAGTATATCACGGCCGGCGACATCATTCAGGTCGTCCTAAGCCAGCGGTTCTGCGCCACGGTCGACCTGCCGCCCCTGGATCTGTATCGCGCTCTGCGGCTGTTGAATCCTTCGCCCTATACGTTTTTCCTGAAACTGGGAAGCCAGACCCTGGTGGGGTCATCTCCTGAAGTCATGGTACGCCTGACCGGCAGTCGCGTGGAGTTGCGACCCATTGCCGGAACGCGTCCCCGCGGGAAGGACGATGCCGAGGATCGGGCCCTGGCGGATGAATTGCTCTCGGACGAGAAAGAACGGGCGGAACATGTCATGCTGGTGGATCTCGGGCGTAATGATATCGGCCGGCTTTCGGAGATGGGCAGCGTGCAGGTGACGGATTATATGGTCATCGAGCGTTACAGCCATGTGATGCATCTGGTGTCGCACGTCCAGGGAGTATTGCGGAAGGAATTCGACGCCTACGATGTGATTCGAGCCACGTTCCCGGCGGGGACCCTGTCCGGTGCCCCGAAGATCCGCGCCATGGAGATCATCCATGAGTTGGAGCCCGGGCCGCGCGGGGCGTATGGTGGGGCCGTGGGGTATGTGGGGTATGATGGCAATATGGACCTGGCGATCACCATCCGGACCTTGGAGCTGGAGGGAGGGACCGTCGCGATTCAGTCGGGTGCCGGCATTGTCCATGATTCTGACCCGGTGAAGGAATATCAGGAAACCTGCCACAAGGCGCGGGGCATGCAGAAGGCCGTGCAACTGGCGGCCCGGGCGCTTGAGCTGGAGGGAGAGGTGGTATGA
- the pgm gene encoding phosphoglucomutase (alpha-D-glucose-1,6-bisphosphate-dependent), with protein sequence MSNIHPLAGKPVPRTLLANIPRLVSAYYSTKPDVRIPGQEVSFGTSGHRGNSLKVSFNEDHILAIVQAVCDFRKAKGIQGPLFLGMDTHALSEPAHITAIEVLAANGVTVMVHKGLQYTPTPVISHAILTHNRAGTGGVADGLVITPSHNPPDNGGIKYNPPDGGPADTTITGVIAKGANDYLLNGLNGVKRISYERALKAASTVMYDYVTPYVQDLANVVNLEAVAGAKLKLGADGLGGAGAAYWEVIADLYKLNIETFNTIPDFTFGFMTLDWDGKIRMDCSSPYAMAGLIALKDRFDIAFANDPDFDRHGIVTPSAGLMNPNHYLAVAIDYLYRNRPGWRSDAAVGKTLVSSSMIDRVAAGLGRKLCEVPVGFKWFVSGLVDGSFGFGGEESAGASFLRHDGSVWTTDKDGIILALLAAEITAVTGRDPGLHYQDLTKKYGAPAYERIDAPANAVEKAALLKLTPAAVTAKTLAGEAITGVFTTAPGNGAPIGGLKVTTASGWFASRPSGTEDVCKLYAESFKGLEHLHQIQHDARILCADACREG encoded by the coding sequence ATGAGTAACATTCATCCTCTCGCCGGGAAACCGGTTCCCCGCACCCTTCTTGCCAACATCCCCCGTCTTGTCTCCGCCTACTATTCAACCAAACCGGATGTCCGTATACCCGGGCAGGAGGTCAGCTTCGGGACGTCCGGGCACCGCGGTAATTCGTTGAAGGTGAGTTTCAACGAAGACCATATCCTGGCGATTGTTCAGGCCGTCTGTGATTTCCGTAAAGCCAAGGGGATCCAGGGGCCGCTCTTTTTAGGCATGGACACCCATGCGCTTTCCGAGCCTGCCCACATCACCGCCATCGAGGTGCTGGCGGCCAATGGGGTGACGGTCATGGTGCACAAGGGGCTCCAGTATACGCCTACGCCCGTGATCTCCCATGCGATCCTTACCCATAACCGGGCCGGGACCGGCGGGGTGGCCGATGGGCTGGTGATCACCCCGTCGCACAATCCACCCGACAATGGCGGGATCAAGTACAATCCCCCTGATGGCGGCCCGGCTGACACCACGATTACCGGGGTTATCGCCAAGGGGGCCAATGACTACCTGCTGAACGGGTTGAACGGCGTCAAGCGCATCTCCTATGAACGCGCGTTGAAGGCCGCTAGCACGGTGATGTACGACTATGTCACCCCGTATGTGCAGGATCTCGCGAATGTCGTGAACTTGGAGGCCGTTGCCGGGGCCAAACTGAAGTTGGGGGCTGACGGGCTAGGGGGGGCGGGCGCCGCCTATTGGGAGGTGATTGCCGACCTGTATAAATTGAACATCGAAACCTTCAACACGATTCCTGATTTCACCTTTGGATTCATGACCCTGGACTGGGATGGCAAGATCCGGATGGATTGTTCATCCCCTTACGCCATGGCCGGGTTGATTGCCTTGAAGGATCGGTTTGATATCGCCTTTGCCAATGACCCCGATTTCGACCGGCATGGGATTGTCACGCCGTCTGCCGGCCTGATGAACCCCAATCACTATCTGGCTGTGGCCATTGATTACCTCTATCGGAACCGACCGGGATGGCGGAGTGATGCCGCCGTGGGCAAGACCCTGGTGAGCAGTTCCATGATTGATCGGGTGGCGGCCGGGCTTGGACGAAAGCTCTGTGAGGTGCCGGTCGGGTTTAAGTGGTTTGTCTCAGGGCTGGTCGACGGCTCGTTCGGATTCGGTGGTGAAGAGAGTGCGGGTGCCTCCTTCCTCCGCCATGACGGCTCCGTCTGGACGACCGACAAGGATGGCATCATCCTGGCCCTGCTGGCCGCCGAGATCACGGCCGTTACGGGGCGCGATCCTGGGCTCCATTATCAGGATCTGACAAAGAAATACGGGGCACCTGCCTATGAACGGATTGATGCGCCGGCCAATGCCGTCGAGAAAGCGGCCTTGTTGAAATTGACCCCGGCCGCCGTCACAGCGAAAACGCTCGCGGGCGAAGCGATCACAGGTGTCTTCACTACCGCCCCCGGAAATGGTGCTCCCATTGGCGGGCTCAAGGTCACCACGGCCAGTGGCTGGTTCGCCTCCCGCCCGTCCGGCACGGAGGACGTGTGCAAACTGTACGCCGAGAGTTTCAAAGGCCTCGAGCATCTCCATCAGATCCAGCACGACGCCCGGATTCTTTGTGCCGATGCCTGCCGTGAAGGTTGA